From one Motacilla alba alba isolate MOTALB_02 chromosome 8, Motacilla_alba_V1.0_pri, whole genome shotgun sequence genomic stretch:
- the PGM1 gene encoding phosphoglucomutase-1 isoform X2, whose product MVRIVTVQTKPYGDQKPGTSGLRKRVTVFQSNANYTENFIQSILATVPPAERQDATLVVGGDGRFYMRDAIQLIVRIAAANGIGRLVIGQNGILSTPAVSCIIRKIKAIGGIILTASHNPGGPNGDFGIKFNIANGGPAPEAITDKIFQISKKIEEYAICPDLHVDLGTIGKQQFDLENKFKPFTVEIVDSVEAYASMLRNIFDFSALKELLSGKNQLKIRIDAMHGVVGPYVKKILCEELGAPANSAVNCTPLEDFGGHHPDPNLTYAADLVQTMKTGEYDFGAAFDGDGDRNMILGKHGFFVNPSDSVAVIAANIFSIPYFQQTGVRGLARSMPTSGALDRVAQATKIALYETPTGWKFFGNLMDANKLSLCGEESFGTGSDHIREKDGLWAVLAWLSILAARKQSVEDIMKDHWQKYGRNFFTRYDYEEVDADAANKMMKDLEAVMFDRSFVGKQLSSGDKVYTVEKADNFEYNDPVDGSVSRNQGLRLIFSDGSRIIFRLSGTGSAGATVRLYIDSYEKDAQKINQDPQVMLAPLISIALKLSQLHERTGRSGPTVIT is encoded by the exons ATGGTGCGGATCGTGACCGTGCAGACCAAGCCCTACGGCGACCAGAAGCCGGGCACCAGCGGGCTGCGCAAGCGGGTGACGGTGTTCCAGAGCAATGCCAACTACACCGAGAACTTCATCCAGAGCATTCTGGCCACCGTGCCGCCCGCGGAGCGCCAGGACGCCACGCTCGTGGTGGGAGGCGACGGCCGCTTCTACATGAGAGACGCCATCCAGCTCATCGTCCGCATCGCCGCCGCCAACGGG ATTGGGCGCCTGGTGATCGGGCAGAACGGGATCCTGTCCACGCCGGCCGTGTCCTGCATCATCCGCAAGATCAAAGCCATCGGGGGCATCATCCTGACTGCCAGCCACAACCCCGGCGGGCCCAACGGCGACTTCGGCATCAAATTCAACATTGCCAACGGAG GTCCTGCTCCTGAAGCCATCACGGATAAAATTTTCCAAATCAGCAAGAAAATTGAGGAATATGCAATCTGCCCAGACCTCCACGTGGACTTGGGCACCATTGGGAAGCAGCAGTTTGACTTGGAGAACAAATTTAAGCCATTTACAG tGGAAATTGTGGACTCTGTGGAAGCCTATGCCAGCATGCTGAGGAATATCTTTGACTTCAGTGCCTtgaaggagctgctgtcagGGAAGAACCAGCTCAAGATTCGCATCGATGCCATGCACGGGG TTGTGGGTCCTTATGTGAAGAAGATCctgtgtgaggagctgggagccccCGCAAATTCAGCTGTGAACTGCACCCCCCTGGAGGACTTTGGGGgccaccaccctgaccccaACCTGACCTACGCTGCTGACCTGGTGCAGACCATGAAGACAGGAGAGTACGACTTTGGAGCTGCCTTTGATGGAGATGGG GACCGCAACATGATTTTGGGCAAGCACGGCTTCTTCGTCAACCCCTCCGACTCGGTGGCCGTCATCGCCGCCAACATCTTCAGCATCCCCTACTTCCAGCAGACTGGGGTGCGCGGCCTGGCCCGCAGCATGCCCACCAGCGGGGCCCTGGACAG GGTGGCCCAGGCCACAAAGATTGCTTTGTACGAGACTCCGACGGGCTGGAAGTTCTTTGGAAACTTGATGGATGCAAACAAACTGTCTCTGTGTGGAGAGGAAAGTTTTGGGACAG GCTCTGACCACATCCGAGAGAAGGACGGGCTGTGGGCGGTGCTGGCCTGGCTCTCCATCCTGGCCGCCCGCAAGCAGAGCGTGGAGGACATCATGAAGGACCACTGGCAGAAGTACGGCAGGAACTTCTTCACCAG gtaCGACTACGAGGAGGTGGATGCAGATGCTGCCAACAAAATGATGAAGGATTTGGAGGCGGTGATGTTCGACCGCTCCTTCGTGGGCAAGCAGCTGTCCAGTGGGGACAAAGTCTACACGGTGGAGAAAGCTGACAACTTCGAGTACAACGACCCCGTGGATGGCAGCGTCTCCAGGAACCAg GGCCTGCGGCTCATCTTCTCCGACGGCTCCCGCATCATCTTCCGGCTGAGCGGCaccggcagcgccggggccaCCGTGCGCCTCTACATCGACAGCTACGAGAAGGATGCTCAGAAGATCAACCAGGACCCGCAG GTGATGCTGGCACCTCTCATTTCCATTGCACTGAAACTTTCCCAGCTCCACGAAAGGACCGGCCGCTCCGGGCCCACCGTCATCACATAg
- the PGM1 gene encoding phosphoglucomutase-1 isoform X1, whose translation MEDAPLPLVTVPTAPYSDQKPGTSGLRRKTCYFESKLNYLQNFIQSIFFSIDLRDRQGASLVVGGDGRYLNKSAVELIVQMAAANGIGRLVIGQNGILSTPAVSCIIRKIKAIGGIILTASHNPGGPNGDFGIKFNIANGGPAPEAITDKIFQISKKIEEYAICPDLHVDLGTIGKQQFDLENKFKPFTVEIVDSVEAYASMLRNIFDFSALKELLSGKNQLKIRIDAMHGVVGPYVKKILCEELGAPANSAVNCTPLEDFGGHHPDPNLTYAADLVQTMKTGEYDFGAAFDGDGDRNMILGKHGFFVNPSDSVAVIAANIFSIPYFQQTGVRGLARSMPTSGALDRVAQATKIALYETPTGWKFFGNLMDANKLSLCGEESFGTGSDHIREKDGLWAVLAWLSILAARKQSVEDIMKDHWQKYGRNFFTRYDYEEVDADAANKMMKDLEAVMFDRSFVGKQLSSGDKVYTVEKADNFEYNDPVDGSVSRNQGLRLIFSDGSRIIFRLSGTGSAGATVRLYIDSYEKDAQKINQDPQVMLAPLISIALKLSQLHERTGRSGPTVIT comes from the exons ATGGAAGACGCTCCCCTGCCTCTGGTGACGGTGCCAACGGCTCCCTACAGCGACCAGAAACCGGGAACCAGCGGCCTGCGGAGGAAAACCTGCTACTTTGAATCCAAGCTGAACTATTTGCAGAATTTTATCCagagcatatttttttccatagacCTAAGGGATCGCCAAGGAGCCTCTCTGGTGGTTGGAGGTGATGGGAGGTACCTCAATAAGTCTGCAGTGGAACTGATTGTCCAAATGGCTGCTGCCAACGGG ATTGGGCGCCTGGTGATCGGGCAGAACGGGATCCTGTCCACGCCGGCCGTGTCCTGCATCATCCGCAAGATCAAAGCCATCGGGGGCATCATCCTGACTGCCAGCCACAACCCCGGCGGGCCCAACGGCGACTTCGGCATCAAATTCAACATTGCCAACGGAG GTCCTGCTCCTGAAGCCATCACGGATAAAATTTTCCAAATCAGCAAGAAAATTGAGGAATATGCAATCTGCCCAGACCTCCACGTGGACTTGGGCACCATTGGGAAGCAGCAGTTTGACTTGGAGAACAAATTTAAGCCATTTACAG tGGAAATTGTGGACTCTGTGGAAGCCTATGCCAGCATGCTGAGGAATATCTTTGACTTCAGTGCCTtgaaggagctgctgtcagGGAAGAACCAGCTCAAGATTCGCATCGATGCCATGCACGGGG TTGTGGGTCCTTATGTGAAGAAGATCctgtgtgaggagctgggagccccCGCAAATTCAGCTGTGAACTGCACCCCCCTGGAGGACTTTGGGGgccaccaccctgaccccaACCTGACCTACGCTGCTGACCTGGTGCAGACCATGAAGACAGGAGAGTACGACTTTGGAGCTGCCTTTGATGGAGATGGG GACCGCAACATGATTTTGGGCAAGCACGGCTTCTTCGTCAACCCCTCCGACTCGGTGGCCGTCATCGCCGCCAACATCTTCAGCATCCCCTACTTCCAGCAGACTGGGGTGCGCGGCCTGGCCCGCAGCATGCCCACCAGCGGGGCCCTGGACAG GGTGGCCCAGGCCACAAAGATTGCTTTGTACGAGACTCCGACGGGCTGGAAGTTCTTTGGAAACTTGATGGATGCAAACAAACTGTCTCTGTGTGGAGAGGAAAGTTTTGGGACAG GCTCTGACCACATCCGAGAGAAGGACGGGCTGTGGGCGGTGCTGGCCTGGCTCTCCATCCTGGCCGCCCGCAAGCAGAGCGTGGAGGACATCATGAAGGACCACTGGCAGAAGTACGGCAGGAACTTCTTCACCAG gtaCGACTACGAGGAGGTGGATGCAGATGCTGCCAACAAAATGATGAAGGATTTGGAGGCGGTGATGTTCGACCGCTCCTTCGTGGGCAAGCAGCTGTCCAGTGGGGACAAAGTCTACACGGTGGAGAAAGCTGACAACTTCGAGTACAACGACCCCGTGGATGGCAGCGTCTCCAGGAACCAg GGCCTGCGGCTCATCTTCTCCGACGGCTCCCGCATCATCTTCCGGCTGAGCGGCaccggcagcgccggggccaCCGTGCGCCTCTACATCGACAGCTACGAGAAGGATGCTCAGAAGATCAACCAGGACCCGCAG GTGATGCTGGCACCTCTCATTTCCATTGCACTGAAACTTTCCCAGCTCCACGAAAGGACCGGCCGCTCCGGGCCCACCGTCATCACATAg